Proteins encoded in a region of the Coregonus clupeaformis isolate EN_2021a chromosome 9, ASM2061545v1, whole genome shotgun sequence genome:
- the si:ch211-284e13.6 gene encoding uncharacterized protein si:ch211-284e13.6, whose product MEDRRILPTGGAGDPKAKLIPLVVKTEPDTKTRRVREEAQPTIPIRVKKEDISDVPLKVPRFQYVDFPSLHQCIQQLTVPPLDSWLEGCHLALGRPSGGHTPVTSKERVPKFKYVDYPSLHHCIQQLSVPPLESWSSGLARPGSGATGGPGSTTSQPISVRANQTGQGDVSVSAQHQDKYTAFPFPGPDPSSIQFVNSSNQASHKHQLPQMRLSSPPRARPAVSSQGEEARHKVVCSDQLSQKSSNPKSWLAGMKRARGAGPLHQNNRKSAGDDDWHANLKKSPESHQEAKVELSDSPDLGQGFWRTIPESVCPFCQNMFSNPEELRIHQKSHREKKPH is encoded by the exons ATGGAGGATAGGAGAATTCTCCCTACAGGGGGAGCAGGTGATCCAAAAGCAAAGCTCATACCCTTAGTGGTCAAAACTGAGCCGGACACAAAGACCCGTAGGGTGAGAGAGGAGGCACAGCCTACCATACCCATCAGGGTTAAAAAAGAGGACATCTCTGACGTGCCCCTCAAAGTGCCCAGATTCCAGTACGTGGACTTCCCTTCGCTGCACCAGTGCATCCAGCAGCTCACCGTGCCACCCCTGGACAGCTGGCTGGAGGGTTGCCACCTGGCCCTGGGAAGACCCTCTGGAGGACATACCCCTGTCACTTCCAAGGAGAGGGTTCCCAAGTTTAAGTATGTGGATTATCCCTCTCTGCACCACTGCATCCAGCAGTTGTCTGTGCCACCTCTGGAGAGCTGGAGCTCGGGGTTGGCCAGGCCAGGGAGTGGGGCGACAGGGGGACCTGGATCCACAACCTCTCAGCCCATATCTGTGAGGGCGAATCAGACAGGACAGGGAGATGTTTCAGTATCGGCTCAACATCAGGACAAGTACACTGCTTTCCCCTTCCCTGGTCCTGACCCCAGCTCCATCCAGTTTGTGAACTCCTCAAACCAGGCATCCCATAAGCATCAACTGCCTCAGATGCGCTTGAGCAGTCCGCCCCGAGCCAGGCCCGCAGTAAGCTCACAGGGGGAAGAGGCTCGTCATAAGGTGGTGTGTTCAGATCAGCTGTCTCAAAAGTCCTCTAATCCTAAATCTTGGCTTGCTGGAATGAAGCGTGCCAGAGGAGCGGGGCCACTCCATCAGAATAATAGGAAGTCAGCTGGTGATGATGATTGGCATGCAAACCTAAAGAAATCTCCAGAAAGTCATCAAGAGGCCAAAGTGGAGCTCAGTGACTCTCCTGACCTAGGTCAAGGGTTTTGGAGAACCATCCCAGAGTCTGTCTGCCCCTTTTGCCAAAATATGTTTTCAAATCCAGAGGAATTGCGGATCCATCAGAAGAGTCACAGAGAAAAG AAGCCACATTGA